The Camelina sativa cultivar DH55 chromosome 16, Cs, whole genome shotgun sequence sequence NNNNNNNNNNNNNNNNNNNNNNNNNNNNNNNNNNNNNNNNNNNNNNNNNNNNNNNNNNNNNNNNNNNNNNNNNNNNNNNNNNNNNNNNNNNNNNNNNNNNNNNNNNNNNNNNNNNNNNNNNNNNNNNNNNNNNNNNNNNNNNNNNNNNNNNNNNNNNNNNNNNNNNNNNNNNNNNNNNNNNNNNNNNNNNNNNNNNNNNNNNNNNNNNNNNNNNNNNNNNNNNNNNNNNNNNNNNNNNNNNNNNNNNNNNNNNNNNNNNNNNNNNNNNNNNNNNNNNNNNNNNNNNNNNNNNNNNNNNNNNNNNNNNNNNNNNNNNNNNNNNNNNNNNNNNNNNNNNNNNNNNNNNNNNNNNNNNNNNNNNNNNNNNNNNNNNNNNNNNNNNNNNNNNNNNNNNNNNNNNNNNNNNNNNNNNNNNNNNNNNNNNNNNNNNNNNNNNNNNaaaaaatatagcaatatgtatcttaaaatgtagaaaatatataatcataacatattttatataaataaatagaaaatttgttttatgataacaaataaatatattttactttgttaaagtgttaacaacaaaaaagaagagaaaaagagagaaaagaatgagagaaagagaggtaagttgttagtaatggtaaaaatgtaaaaggaaagtggacacataagcaaaaaacttgggaaagtatatCATGAGTAGAAAGTCGGTTTTTGTGATACAACTCACACCCAAACCAAAgtggattttaatgacattcaCCCAAACAATAACATCAATGTTTCGTTTagatatagttttgtttttacattcCGTTTCGCTAtcacaattatataatttatattctattgtaattaaaattaactaaTGATATGATATTCCTCTATTTTTAAGTACGAATATATATAGACGATGAAACTAAAGTATTAAAAACGTTTAAGACTTCCACAAAAGCATGATCATATATACGATGGGAAGGATTAGAGTATATTACAATATCGAAACGACGAATCTAATGAATAATTTGCCAATTAAGTCTTAGTGTACGTCCATCCCTACATACTCGACAATGAAATTAAATAACATTCAATGGTTTGCATCTCGTAGCTTCTTGGCCATCAAAAATCATAGGCTTACAGTGTAGCAAAGCTAATCATCTATCTCTTCACGTACGTAAATGAAAAAGAATGCGTTAAAGAAATTTGCAACTTACCTAATAAATGAGAACCATATAATAAACGCATGGTCcttcttttttcatatatttttaatgagtATTTGTTATCATCAGATGACACTAATAAATTTCAGATCATGTAACTTATTATATAACACATCCCCACATCGATCAACATCAGATATATACTACTccttaaacaaaactattaaatgCATCATGAACAGAACATATATGGTTGATGTAGATAGAATAGAAttacaaaaggaaacaaatataCTCGAACAAAGGTTGAACggtaatcaaaagaaaaatataattactttTCGAGTTTAACAAACCTTATCTTAACACTTCCCAACTACCATATACATTGATAAATCTTGTTAGATTAATTTATAGTCAATTTGCACTCATAATTTGGCAGCCTATAGTTAATTAATAGTTATGACATACTGCTGTATGAGATATTATTGTTTTCACTAACTCCACTATCCTGTTAATTCTTGCCACAACTTCTTTAATACCTCTATCTATCAAAATAACATTAAAGAGGCTACTACGCAATAAGAGGTTAAACACTTGAAAGTGTGAAAGAAAtctagatgaaaaaaaaatgttttgagaaaaaactttGAGAAATCAACCAAACTAGAATCTGAATGTATAATAAcacttcaaaattttagtttgaGAAATCAACCAAACTAAAACTTTCGAAACGGATTAAGATACATTTTCCTGTTTAACGCTTCCGATTAAACATCTTTCTATacaatgtttttcaaaaaaaaatctcctatATCATACATACTTTTACATTCTCATACCAATCAGTCCACTTATATACTGTCTTAGTATCCCAAGAAAAGAGAGTTCATTAATTAAACTGAGCATTAACAAACGAGTTAGATTCACAAAAACACAGTCCCTAAACTGGTAATTAAATACCAAACCAAAGGGTAAACAAAATCACCACACAAAGCTGTCATCCTCCCAACTTACTTACACAGCCTGTCATTGCCCCCACTGGTCgttcaaacttcaaaaaacaatattgaaAACATACACATAATCACAAAACGACGAAAATTCCTACGTGGCACATCCTTTTATATAAATACACACAAAAACACCCTTTCACTTCTCATCTCCTTTCTAACTATTCCCTTTTATTGGCCGGTAAACGAGTCGACTCACTGAGTCAGACCAAAAAACCTATGGGCATATGCAGCTCGTACGAGTCGGCACAAGTGGCGACGGCGAAGCTGATCTTACAAGACGGGAGGATGATGGAGTTCACGAGCCCGGTCAAAGTAGGTTACGTGCTACAGAAGAATCCGATGTGTTTCATTTGTAACGCCGACGATATGGACTTCGACAACACCGTATCCGCCATTAGCGCCGACGAGGAGTTTCAGCTTGGTCAGCTTTACTTCGCTCTTCCTCTCAGCGCGCTTCATCATTCTCTTAAAGCCGAGGAGATGGCTGCATTGGCTGTTAAAGCTAGCTCTGCTCTAATGAGAAGTGGTGGTTCTTGTGGCCGAGATAAATGCAGGTGTCGTCGGAAATGTGTCTCTCCGGTGATCTTTTCGGCACGAAGAGTCGCGGCGGTGGGATCTGACGGAGAGACGAGGAATGGGAAAAGacgcggtggtggtggtggtagcgGGAGGAGGAAGTACGCGGCGAAGTTGAGTAAGATAGAAGAGTAGTGAAGGGTAGTTTGGTAATTTAGTTATTGTTTTAGGTTTAAGTTTGTAAATAGCATGTAGTGGTTATTATTATTGGAGGAGCATATTGTTGTAATGCACATTGCATTTAGCAACGTGGGAAAAGTGATTGTACTTTGGTTTACtatcatatcatatgattagaggattttatatttttagactTCGAAAGAAAAGCACCATATATTTCTTTATCgactagagaaaaaaaaaaaaaaagatccaaatTACGGATTATAAAGTTACAAATTTACTAAGTGCATTACGGGTAAAAGTTTAAGAGCATTGTGCCATTGTGGTTTAGTAGTGGTGTAGATTTGCACAGTTCAAATCCGCTGCAgaactattatttttgttttgtcatgtTTTATGGACCAcacttgaaagttgaaacgcgcacacacaaacaaatacaacgtacaaaaaaattgtggttcaagtcatttttctaaaaatctaaTCATAGTTATTGAAAAACGTTTGGTGGATCTTATGGACTtatataaaagattataaaatataaaatgattagtcacattcaatttttgtttcattttcttagCAATGTTTGATGTGATCAATATGCTTGTTTTGATCTAATTACACTAATTATTTCCATCCGATGTGTTTCTCTGACAATTATTGGTTCCGCTATCCCCaatcaaactcaaatctaatCGATTGGTCTATGATATCAAGAATAAGATGGCTttgttatacatatatagaaagattAAGATGACTATAGTATTAATCCAAGTTAGATTACattttgtggataagaaagGACCATGTGTTTGATTCTCATGACTAGTATTTTGATTGGAAggtaaacaaccaaaaaaaaaaaaatctgtataacACAATAAACCATGGAGTAAAACAACAAACTAATTATGAAACTTCGTAAAAAAGATTCGATCTTGTTGTCAGTTTAACATTTACAGTGACCAGTTTAGAAGTTAGCATTCACATGGTCTACAGAAGAGAATTTTTGTCACTAGTTGCATTGGTGAATTTAAAAAAGCCAAATATTCCAAAACTGTGAAAATCTAATGTCAATAAGTTAAGAATAATTAGATAAGTTTGGCTAATATGAACATTTATTGTGTGAGTTTGATAGGTAATGGACAATAGTGACACAATATGAATCACGCATAATGACTAACTGCAATGAGACATGAGACATCACATAGACTCAGTAATTTGACTTTAAGTGACGACCCTACGCATTAGGGGCGTTAGGTTTGAGAGGCATCCCCCGATTTGGTCCCATCGATACATTATGACGGAAGTCAATTCTTTGGGATTACGAtgacatatgattttattttattttggatttaaattttgCTTACAGGCTTACAGctattgattgattgataaGTTATCTGATTGAGCCACATCACGTACTTGATTTCTGATTCGATGTGAGATTTCTATGGCATATGTCTCTATTTGGGTAATCcggttttggtttggatttaatTATGTTGTGTCTCTGTCCCACGAATTCTTTTCTACACATCCACTTTAATTCTAAGTATCCATCTTCTTTAATTAAATGACAAAATTACCTTTCTAAcgtctaacaatttttaaataaaaattgaacatCCTAGTTGTACCATGCATAGTGGGATTCGAACCCTGGGCACGCGCGTACGCATGGAGCTCGCAATCAGTGAGCTACTGTGTTTTTCGTTGAACATTTACTGGTTTAGTTATATTTAATCTTTAACAACCTTTATTAAaagtaatattgtttttttaccattgagtggtttttgaaaaattgttttgatgaaaaGGGATACGAGATTTTAGTccgttttggttttgagtttgcttattatctttgtttgatttgttctatggaaaataaaaccaatttcAGTTTAGTTTCACTCGGTTTGAtgtaattttgatttggtttaccGTTTGGATTTCGTTTAATTTTACTAcaaatatattctaatttctaaGTACACTAAAATTGTTTCAGTTCAGTTATGCTTATTTTGCTTTCCCATTAGAATAATAATCGGTTTACATAGAAGATTTGGTACGATGTTGAACTAAAAATTTCGATtcgattcggtttggtttttatttggttacatgtgtttttctattttggttCTAGTGCATGTCAACTAGGTCAAATACACTAGCAAATGGTGGGAAGCAATAATGAATGTGGAAACAAAAGAATGGGAGTAATTATAAGTTTGGACATGACTTTAATGAGACGACGGTACGTGCGGTGCCAAACCATTATGGCCTACTTTTAAAAGCCcacttcttcttttgtctttatttttttgtatattaatttatttatacaatCATGTATCTCACTCTACTAcaatatacattattattatcagGCGATATCAAAGAAAAGGCTAAATATAATTGTAACATAAACATAAAGAGAAAACACTCTTTTATATATGAGCACTTTAAAGTgtatatgaaaaagaaagaaacccccaaaacaacatgaaaagaaagaaaagaaaagaaaaagacaaagagaagtttgacaaaagaaaaaaacaaaagtttatgtTCATAAAAGCTTATCCACCAAATTTTATTGaaagtgtgtatatataatatccCACGACTAAAGCTTTTGAGTTGGTTAAACAATTCATTTTTATGCTTTAGTATGAATTGTTAAGAAATGTACATTAGATTCATGGGAcgtactaaaaaatattaactttatttatatagttcaATAAAGtagaatctctataaattaatatgtttaaattaatattcgctataaattgataaattttttCTGTTCCAAGTAGGATAGaagtaaaaaatgacacatttccataaaataataaaataatatttttttggaaaattttacgtAAAAATATAGTCtgatcaatatcataaattaataatcaaataaactaatatatatatatatatatatatctaaaaaaatatagtaagatatgactctattgttgtttggctattatttaatttgtaatcttgttagagctcatctctaatctttttcattgttgcATCGAAAAATTATGGAAAGTCTTAGATtcgataattgcttctttagtaactggttctaaaggtaccgtaatatcttcttcaacttcatcgttaccatgaaggatagtactagcaatttcttctaaactctaaacttctaacattaatcatttttacctagataataTACTAAACAATTGAcattcatcctattacgataaCAAAGattataagttaaaaaaaaaaattaaaatgtgaatgataacaaaagtatcttattttgtaatagaaaaaattatgaaaatgagaaaatctcttcgtaaattaataaaatattaatttatcaataacgataaattaaaacctctataaattaataaaatttcatggtccggACCTTCTTAAtctatagagattttactgtatgTGTGTTAGTGTGAATCTTAGATGactctttttaagttttttttatatagttcaCTTTATACTTTGATTGTAAACTTGCTAAAATATATGATGTAAACTAATATCGTTACTGTCACAAATAATAAACAAGGGAATTGATTTTGTTGTATGTACACACTGTTGTTCGGCAACAAAAGACAATACAAGAGCCAAAACATCATCCCGGATTGGTAACCAAGAAACGGCATGCAGTGTTTCCTCTAATCTCTATTTATACTTTCTACACACTCCATAATACATATTCTCCTATATACTTCACCAATAACATTACCAAGAAAGTGAGACCTGAAAtcaaaatccttaaaaaaatatattcatctaacaagTTCTCTGGATATCAAATACCGAAACACGAAACTATGAGGCGTCCATTCGATAATGCTCTTTCGAGATCTCCCTGAGTTAAGTTTCTTTATAGTTTTCTTCATTGTTTCTGGGAGACATTCTTGAATCATCTCCATCAATGCTGCTTGACTCAAACCTGAATCTTTGCTAAAAGACTCAATGATCTTTGGTAAGACTAGCTTCTGGTCTTTTTTCACACCAAACATTGCACGGATGTATTCCTCTTTTGAAGTTTCTAGCTCTTGGTATATTCCCTTAGGCGTATAAACACGAATCTGCAGCCAAAACAAAGAAGCACATTtaatatctctctttttctttcaaagaaGATATAACAGAAGTGTAACCTTCTTTCTCTACTTACCGCAGGATCTGAATGGTTGCCTGAACAAAGTGCAAAGTATAAGAGAGGCTCAGAATGGTCAAGGGAATATTCTTGATGTTCATCTCCTGTTCTGAACTTTTTCGGAATGAGTAATAACTTCAGCCACTACATATAGAAGAGTAAAAAGCTTTAGACAAAGTCACATTAACAATATTGAGTTTAGAGATACACAAGAAGTCGGCCTTACCTGGCCAGGACGAGGCATCTTGATGCGAAGAATATAACTTTGTATCGTTTCTATGCTTACCATGCGACCTCCTATTTTGTAAGCTGGCTGGAAAATGTCAAGCAGAGACAAAGAAGAGTTGTTAGTAATATTACCTTGGAgaccaagaagaccaagaaaaGTGTTAGTAATATTACCTTGGAGAGCAGTAAAAACCGCTTCCCATTGTTCTGTGGAATACCATTTACTAGAAATGTCTGCAATGGTGAAAAACGCATTGTAAGTTAGAAAACTAAAGTAAAAAGAAGACAAGAGGTTAGATCAAAAGAGCAGAGAGAAAGCTGCGTACATGCATCACAAGTGCGTTATGTATGTTAATCCAGAAGGCAAGTTTCTCTTGATGAGTGAGCTTTCTTGGATCAACACTTTCCAGTTGCTTAATAAGCAAGCTGTATAAGTACGAACCAAAGACTACCATCAGCATAAACGTTGGGCAAAAGAACAAAGGAAAACTCTGAAAGCTGAGAATTTAAAGACTAACCTGAAGTTTCGATTCATCAGGTCAAGGTCACGTCCTTTCCTATGGTTTCGATGAATCTGTGACACTTCAATCATTGAGTTATAAGGTCCGCTAAACTCAAACTGATCATCGAAAGACGAGTTTTTTCTGAAGCTTGGACTCCACATATCATACTGGTCTTGAGGTGAAAACTCGCTAGTTGAAGATGGAGACGAACTAGGTGATGAGAAACCATGGTTTATCGATGGCGGATCTGCTAGCTTAGAGTATATAGCAGATACACATTTTATCATTTCCTCTGATAACTTGTTTGGAGTCATAAATATGTGATCTGATATCCTAGTTCCCATGTGTTCTGCAAGGCTTGCAGCATTTGATCCATTTTGTATGTACTGTTGCATCAAACAAGAGTAAAGTTACAGACTTTATAATCTCTTAAGGTAATTACAAGATTATATAACCATTTCAATGAGACTCTTACTTCATGTATGGACAATGGTTGGGAGTGGCAGGCGAATACTGAGTCTTCTGGTGGAGATATTCGGTTCTTGTAGGTGGAACGTTGATTAAGAGAGGATTGGCAACGTCGAACACATGAATCAATGTCTTCCTTCTCAACAAAACATTGATCTTTAAGTCTATTGTCAAAGGAGAAACACCGAGAATCAATTGTTGAGTTTTCTTGATTGAACTGCCGAGCAGCAGAACCAGGTTCCTTCACTCTATTGTCAAAGGAGAAACACTGAGAATCCATTCTTGAGTTTTCTTGGTTGAATGTTCGACCAGCAGAACCAGGTTCCTTCAGTCTATTGTCAAATGAGAAACACCGAGGTTGCGTGGCTAAGCTTTCTTGTCTGCATCTAAGGTTAGGAGACTCTAGTTCCTTCTCCACCAAGTGTGGACTCTTCAGTCTGTTGTCAAAAGAGAAACACCGAGATTCATCAGGTGTTGTTGAGAAGTCTAGACGTTTTCCTCTGAGAGTGGACTTAGGTGAAGTCGAGCTATGTTGTTTCGATGTTGGTGGAGATACAGAAGATGTTTGTTGATCAAATGCTTTACGGTACAAAGATAGAAGGTACTGTTCCAAATGTGATACTTCCAACTCTAGTACCGCGATTTCCTTGATCAATTCTGTTGGGGGctgcaagaaaaatatataaacccatTCATGAGCATGAGCTGCACAATAACATCAACATTGTGTCAGCTATTTTACATAAGAAACTGATTACTTTACCTTTGGTGTAGAGTCAGCTTTGATGTCTCGAGAAGGTGTCTTATAGCCTAATGCCTTCTCTAACGCACCGCGGACATCAAACTGATTCTGCAATCTTTTCTCAAGCTCTTGAATCTGAATGTAACCAAAGATGATCATAAAGAAATCAATTATGTGAATGTAACAAATGATCTTGGAGTAAAGGGAGCTACCATAAGTTCAATAAACAAACCTCTTGCTTCAAAGAGCTCTTGAATTTTACATCCGGGGATAGATCCTTCTTCGTTTCACCGCAACGAGGTAAGTCCtgttgataaaaacaaaaaaagttgaaagaaacTAAGATTCAGTTGTtagcttttgaaaaaaaaaaacataaatcaaaaggAGTTGTTGGGTTGGGATTAAACTCACGAGCTTGAGGCGTTGAGAAGCATTAAGAGAACAATCAATGCTATTCTCATCTTCaagctttttcttttcaggaacAGTACAGCTACAATAAGTAAAATCAAGATTCCAAGAATCAAAACCcagaatatataaaaacaaagattctAAACAGGATTAGTCATAAACAGAACCACATTCTATGACAAGTACATAAAAGCTTCAACCTTTTAGTCCTAAAACCTacaaaagactcaaactttgaCCCATCCAGCAACGAAATAACTTAGCATCTGACTAAACTTAAACAACCCATGTTGTCAAATTTGAGAAATCGCTCAGTACCAAGTAACATTGAagctaaaaaaaacagagctatAGAAGAAGAAAGTCTTGAAATTGACAAACCTCTTAGAACGCTTATGTCTCTGTCTCTGCATTTTCTTGTGTCTCACTAGGAATCTTCTGTAACAAAGCTCAACTTTGTGACTGATCTCAAAGAGAGGAACAAGTAGAATGGGTTTTGACTTAAGAGAGacagaggaagaaacagagatttgaTATTGATCTTCTTAGATTGATGAATGAATCATAAAGAAGAGAAACTAAACTCCAAGAACAGAACACACATCACTTGTCTTCTTCCACCAttggaaacaaaagagaaacaaatctgAGTTTATGAAAGcgattattttttgtttctgcttATAAGTTATAAGAAAGAACATATATACGGATACGACCAAAGAGAAGTAGCAaagatttgatgtttttttcttttttttttttctctatctcaCGCGCGTATACAGAAGAGCAAAAAGAGTGTGGGTATAACTTTTTTGACCCTAGAGGGAAGAATCTCACATCATCACCTCTCTTAGGCCTTAGCCTTTCTTTATCAATCtttaagctttttgtttttagggaCTTTCTCTTTCGCATTAAAAGCACAGCATTTTACGTGGGATATCGATTCacgtaaaattattttaaataatgtaaaaactttttcacgaattaataaatatatattgtaattttggGTGAATATTTCTTATTTGTAGAAAATAATATTGTAGTCGAATATGCAATaggtaattattttaaatacataacgtattttataatataattattgataCAAGAACAATACAATACTATATGgtaaaaaatagaagataatCAACAGTTTCAtggaaattatataaacatcatgtatatatatatatatatatataatatatattctatttccacaacagaaaaataatgtaaaaacatattataaagagaaacaaaagtacTACATTAGTTTTATTTCCACAGGGTTTGTGTGTGGTATCGATTAGTAAGCTACATACAGTAATGATATACTTATATACAACCggaaatctaataaaaaaaaacttttttttggtaacaatgTGCAGTAGAAATCTAATAATTTTAGGACACACACTTT is a genomic window containing:
- the LOC104752004 gene encoding uncharacterized protein LOC104752004 — its product is MQRQRHKRSKSCTVPEKKKLEDENSIDCSLNASQRLKLDLPRCGETKKDLSPDVKFKSSLKQEIQELEKRLQNQFDVRGALEKALGYKTPSRDIKADSTPKPPTELIKEIAVLELEVSHLEQYLLSLYRKAFDQQTSSVSPPTSKQHSSTSPKSTLRGKRLDFSTTPDESRCFSFDNRLKSPHLVEKELESPNLRCRQESLATQPRCFSFDNRLKEPGSAGRTFNQENSRMDSQCFSFDNRVKEPGSAARQFNQENSTIDSRCFSFDNRLKDQCFVEKEDIDSCVRRCQSSLNQRSTYKNRISPPEDSVFACHSQPLSIHEYIQNGSNAASLAEHMGTRISDHIFMTPNKLSEEMIKCVSAIYSKLADPPSINHGFSSPSSSPSSTSEFSPQDQYDMWSPSFRKNSSFDDQFEFSGPYNSMIEVSQIHRNHRKGRDLDLMNRNFSLLIKQLESVDPRKLTHQEKLAFWINIHNALVMHTFLVNGIPQNNGKRFLLLSKPAYKIGGRMVSIETIQSYILRIKMPRPGQWLKLLLIPKKFRTGDEHQEYSLDHSEPLLYFALCSGNHSDPAIRVYTPKGIYQELETSKEEYIRAMFGVKKDQKLVLPKIIESFSKDSGLSQAALMEMIQECLPETMKKTIKKLNSGRSRKSIIEWTPHSFVFRYLISRELVR
- the LOC104752003 gene encoding uncharacterized protein LOC104752003 yields the protein MGICSSYESAQVATAKLILQDGRMMEFTSPVKVGYVLQKNPMCFICNADDMDFDNTVSAISADEEFQLGQLYFALPLSALHHSLKAEEMAALAVKASSALMRSGGSCGRDKCRCRRKCVSPVIFSARRVAAVGSDGETRNGKRRGGGGGSGRRKYAAKLSKIEE